From a single Fulvivirga ulvae genomic region:
- a CDS encoding GH92 family glycosyl hydrolase translates to MLNSKLKIFKRKSKLWIWLSLVILVVTACSKPVEQTANETVEEIRYTQYVDPFIGTAAHGHTYPGATVPFGMVQLSPDNGTHGWDWVSGYNYADSVIVGFSHTHLSGTGIGDLADVLFMPVQREIQINKIVATRKDYDYKSAFSHSKESAEPGYYGVYLDDNHVKVELTATERAGFHQYTFDGSGKPQIVIDLGFAINWDKPVDTYLKIENDTTLVGYRKSKGWADNQQLYFSVKFSEPVTSYTIYKDGDATEGPEATSPRLLAVLEFGEGSKVVRAKVGLSSADVIGATKSLSEIDHWDFQRTRKEASDKWEAELSKIQVQSEDKDALETFYTALYHTSLAPVLYSDLKGKYKGADGELHQVEDYTKYSIFSLWDTFRAAHPLFTITQPERVNDFINSMLSHYDEYGLLPVWELTGNETNTMTGYHAIPVITDAWLKGFSGFNKAKAYEAMKKSAMQDIRGVNFYKEYGYIPANFENESVTKNLEYAYDDWCIAQIAKLMDKQEDYEYFMKRSQSYRHLYDSTTKFMRGKLADGTWKEPFDPKYSSHRVDAEYTEGNAWQHSWFVPHDVEGLISLMGGEQPFVKMLDSLFSESSEIHGENISADISGLIGQYAHGNEPSHHIAYLYNFAGQPWKTQETVQKITGELYSNEPAGLCGNEDCGQMSAWYVFSSLGFYPVNPANSMYVIGTPMFEKVAINLPDDKQFEIIAEGLGGKNTYVQTVELNGQPLERSYIKHGELMGGGTLKFVMGPEINRKWAVESKNYPYSGLEKDLKNDTENH, encoded by the coding sequence CATACTTACCCGGGAGCAACAGTACCCTTCGGAATGGTGCAGCTTAGCCCTGATAACGGCACCCATGGCTGGGACTGGGTTTCAGGATACAACTATGCGGACAGCGTCATCGTGGGTTTTAGCCACACACACCTCAGCGGCACAGGCATTGGAGACCTGGCAGATGTGCTTTTCATGCCTGTGCAGCGGGAAATTCAAATTAACAAAATTGTAGCCACCAGAAAAGATTACGATTACAAGTCAGCTTTTTCACACAGCAAGGAAAGCGCTGAGCCGGGCTATTATGGTGTGTACCTGGATGATAACCATGTAAAGGTTGAGCTCACTGCCACCGAAAGGGCAGGCTTTCACCAGTACACTTTTGATGGTTCAGGCAAGCCACAAATTGTCATTGATCTGGGCTTTGCGATCAACTGGGACAAACCCGTGGATACTTACCTGAAAATAGAGAATGATACCACACTGGTCGGATATCGAAAGTCAAAAGGATGGGCTGATAATCAGCAACTATATTTTTCGGTTAAATTCTCAGAACCGGTCACTTCGTATACCATTTATAAGGACGGAGACGCCACTGAAGGCCCGGAAGCGACTTCGCCCAGGCTACTGGCCGTGCTTGAATTTGGTGAGGGAAGTAAGGTAGTCAGAGCCAAAGTTGGGTTATCAAGTGCAGATGTAATAGGCGCAACCAAAAGCCTTTCCGAAATTGATCACTGGGACTTTCAGCGTACGAGAAAAGAAGCTTCGGATAAATGGGAGGCAGAGCTGAGCAAAATACAAGTGCAAAGTGAAGATAAAGATGCCCTCGAAACTTTTTATACAGCGCTTTATCACACTAGCCTGGCCCCGGTGCTCTATTCAGACCTCAAAGGAAAATACAAAGGTGCCGATGGTGAACTGCACCAGGTAGAAGACTATACCAAATACTCGATCTTTTCTCTGTGGGACACATTCAGGGCAGCTCACCCACTCTTCACCATCACCCAGCCGGAAAGGGTAAATGACTTTATCAATTCCATGCTGAGTCACTACGACGAGTATGGCCTGCTGCCCGTGTGGGAGCTGACCGGCAACGAGACCAATACCATGACAGGCTACCATGCCATTCCGGTGATTACTGATGCCTGGCTCAAAGGGTTTAGTGGCTTTAATAAAGCCAAAGCGTACGAAGCCATGAAAAAGAGTGCCATGCAAGACATTCGCGGGGTTAATTTTTACAAAGAGTATGGCTACATCCCGGCCAACTTTGAAAACGAATCCGTAACCAAAAACCTGGAGTATGCCTATGATGACTGGTGTATAGCGCAGATCGCCAAGCTGATGGACAAGCAGGAAGATTATGAATACTTCATGAAGAGATCGCAGAGTTACAGGCACCTGTATGATTCCACAACCAAATTCATGAGAGGAAAACTTGCGGATGGAACATGGAAAGAGCCCTTTGATCCCAAATACTCCTCGCACCGGGTAGATGCAGAATACACCGAAGGCAACGCCTGGCAGCATAGTTGGTTTGTACCCCACGATGTGGAAGGGCTGATCAGTTTGATGGGCGGTGAGCAGCCGTTTGTAAAAATGCTCGATTCGCTGTTTAGCGAAAGCTCAGAGATCCATGGAGAAAATATTTCTGCTGATATTTCCGGTCTTATCGGGCAGTACGCCCACGGTAACGAACCCAGCCACCACATTGCGTACCTCTACAACTTTGCAGGGCAACCCTGGAAAACACAGGAAACAGTACAAAAAATAACAGGAGAACTATACAGTAACGAACCTGCAGGCCTTTGCGGTAATGAAGACTGCGGCCAGATGTCGGCATGGTATGTTTTTTCATCACTGGGTTTTTACCCCGTCAACCCTGCCAACAGTATGTATGTTATAGGCACGCCGATGTTCGAAAAGGTAGCCATCAATCTGCCAGACGATAAGCAGTTTGAAATTATAGCAGAAGGTCTGGGAGGGAAAAACACCTACGTTCAAACCGTTGAACTCAACGGCCAGCCATTGGAAAGGTCATATATCAAACACGGTGAATTAATGGGTGGAGGTACCCTGAAATTTGTAATGGGTCCCGAAATTAACCGGAAATGGGCCGTAGAAAGTAAGAACTATCCTTATTCAGGACTTGAAAAAGATTTAAAGAATGACACAGAAAACCACTAA